A window of the Halanaerobiales bacterium genome harbors these coding sequences:
- a CDS encoding CvpA family protein, translated as MTSLNALDLILVLLFLLFIINGYKDGFIEQISVILGIIISFYFAIRFYPEVEVLLVPYFDIPERLLEFISFSLIFIILNVLIHLLAEGLKNILDLLFLKSLDQLMGAFLGLVKGVLILYLLILFINQIPYTKVRSFVDNSIIAKYFLDMTPKIQNSLENFFRKP; from the coding sequence TTGACTAGTTTAAATGCATTAGACCTAATATTAGTATTATTATTTTTGTTATTTATAATTAATGGATATAAAGATGGGTTTATTGAACAAATCAGTGTTATTTTAGGGATAATTATTTCATTTTATTTTGCAATTAGATTTTATCCTGAAGTAGAGGTTTTATTAGTTCCTTATTTTGATATACCTGAACGTTTATTAGAATTTATTTCCTTTTCTTTGATATTTATCATATTGAATGTATTAATTCATCTTTTAGCTGAAGGTTTGAAAAATATACTTGATTTATTATTTTTGAAATCTTTAGATCAATTAATGGGAGCATTTTTAGGTTTGGTGAAAGGTGTATTAATTTTATATTTGTTAATTTTATTTATTAATCAAATACCTTATACAAAAGTAAGAAGTTTTGTTGATAATTCTATTATAGCAAAGTATTTTTTGGATATGACTCCGAAAATACAAAATAGCCTGGAAAATTTTTTTAGAAAGCCATGA
- a CDS encoding cell division protein ZapA produces MSSNKRFKNKDNQEKFSVKILGEEQLIVGDVSEEYVKELADYINSVGTEIIRAYPSLPRRRLLGLTMINMADEFYKLREEYYEKNDKIKNLKSKNYDLKEEIEELQKKLKRKENQLEEVEEENEELLTLLEEVD; encoded by the coding sequence ATGTCTTCTAATAAGAGATTTAAAAATAAGGATAATCAGGAGAAATTTTCAGTTAAAATTCTTGGTGAAGAACAGCTTATTGTAGGTGATGTATCAGAAGAATATGTCAAAGAATTGGCTGATTATATTAACAGTGTAGGAACTGAAATTATTAGAGCCTATCCGAGTCTTCCCCGGAGAAGGCTTCTAGGTCTTACTATGATTAACATGGCCGATGAATTTTATAAATTAAGAGAAGAGTATTATGAAAAAAATGATAAGATTAAAAATTTAAAAAGCAAGAATTATGATTTAAAAGAAGAAATAGAAGAGTTACAAAAGAAATTAAAGAGAAAAGAAAATCAATTAGAAGAAGTAGAAGAAGAAAATGAAGAATTACTTACCCTCCTGGAGGAGGTAGATTAA